ATATTTCCAATTTTATGCTCTCCAGCGGCAATCACTTCCAAAATAGAAAAATATGTCGTAGGTTCATTAATCTCATCTTGCAAGAGAAAATAGGGCTCATAATATAAAAAGGCATTTGGATCGAGTATATTAGATTCGATTGTAGCGAATATATCCTCAAAATCTCCAAAAATCTCCAAATACTTCGGTATACCGCCAAGAATGCTATAAATCTCTATGAGCTCTTGTTTTTTCTTTTTTGGAAAAAATTTATCTATATAGATAAATTGCAAGGGAGAGAGTTTGATATTGGAAGTTCTTCGACCATACAGGGGTGATGAATATGCCAAAGTCTCTCTATACATCATAGATATAATCGAACCACAAAGAATAAGAAAAATATTGCTTGATTTAAGATAGTTGTCGCAAATAGTTTGGAAAATCGATGCAATCGCTGGATTTACTTTCGCAAGATACTGAAATTCATCTATTACAATGGTAACTTTTTGGTTTTTTTGAACAATATAGAGAAAAAGCTCTTCAAAACTACCAATTGTAACTTTTCGCAAAAATTCGTCTGCAAAATAGTCTGCTACTATATTTTTGAATTTTTCAAGCAGCAAGTGCTCATTTTCGAGTGTTGCCAAGAAGTAAATACCTCTTTTTTTGGAAAGAAACTTCTGGATAAGCGCTGTTTTTCCAACTCTACGGCGTCCATAAATGATGCAAAAGCGAAAATTTTTATGGTTATACTCTTTTTCCAAAATCTTTAATTCTTTTTCTCTATCTACAAACATGTTAAACTTTCGTTTTTGAAATATTATATTTTAAAAACGAAAATAAGTAAAGTGCGGGGATTTATCGGTCATCTTGAGTGAAGCGAGAGATCTATAACAACTCATTTTTCTCAATCCCAATAATTCGGATAGCTTGCTCAAATATCTCATTTGCAAATTCGTAAAACTCTTTTGCATCTTCGAGTGTTGGTCTGCCATCTGGTAGTAATCCCAAATCTCCTGGATATCGAGATTCTATATATAGACTTTTAAACGAAATAAAATTTTCTCATTTTCAAGTTTTATATTATTTCCAATTAATCTATACAGATGAACTATATCGTGTTTTTTGGGTATCTGTGATTCATGAAATTCCAATAGACCTTTGAAAGACTTCTCGATTGCCTGCTGGGCATGAAAAGAGGCTATGTGAGTTAATAGCGGATCATTTAAGATTTTTTGAATAACCAAAATATCGCTATATGCCGCTTTAAGCCACTCTGTGGCCATCTTTATGTTCATAAATAACTCTTCCTTGCTGTAAAATCGTTTTGCTAAATGAACTTTTTGATTCGATAAACTTTTGATGCATTTTTTTTGTGTGGACAATAATATCTAGAGGAAAATGGACATACATGTCAGCTAATCGCTGTGAATAAAGTAGTACAAGATCATTCTTTTCACGCCAACTTTTAGGAATATAATCATCTTTAGTTACGATATAGAGATCTATATCACTCTCTTCGTTTGGCTCGCCATAGGCATAGGAGCCAAAGAGGATGATCTTATCTGGATCGAGTGGTTTGAGCCGTTCTATAATCTCGTTTTTGAGTTTTTCAATATCTATTTTGCTCATTTTTTTAACTTTAGCGGGTTTTTATTATTGTAGCATATTGGGTAGTTCCTTCGGCTAAAGCATCAGGATGACGTAGGGAAATTACTTTTTTACTTCTTCCTCATTGATATTCAAAATATGGCAAACCCTCTGTAAAAGATCCTCTGTAAATTGTATTACTTCTTCAATCTCTTCTTTAGGTGGTAGATTTTTTTCATATATTGGATAGAATTCTTCGATATGGTATGCAGTTATATCATCAAGGAGATCGAGTTCTTTTTCTTGGAAAGATATTTTCTCTTTAATTGCAGCATGGATCTCTATCAAATCATGAGTTTTAGGTATCTTTTTATTTTCATATGCAACGAGAGATTTCATTATTTTTTCAGCTGCATAATGGACTTCTACTGCTATAACATCAGTATAGTGATCAGCTTCATATAAAAGTTTAGCGCTCGAAAGATTGTGCCATGCTTTTCGTAACCACTCTTAGGCAGAAGTTTTATTCAAAAATTACCTTTCCTTTTTCGAGGATATCCATTTTATAAAAATAATCCTTTTTATGGTTTATATACCAAGATGGAGCCGATAAGACATCAAATCCTACATGATATTTATATATTAAATCTCGCAAATTTCTCCGTGCTTTTTTTTGATATTTTCTCATCTCTTCCAATTTTAAGTCATCTTTTATCAAAAAAAGATCGATATCACTCTCTTCATTTGGTTCGCCATAGGCGTATGATCCAAAGAGGATGATCTTGTCTGGATCGAGTGGTTTGAGCCGTTTTATAATTTCGTTTTTGAGTTTTTCGATATCTATTTTACTCATTTTTTTAACTTTAGTGGGTTTTTGTTATTGTAGCATATTGCGTAGATCCTTTAGTCGCTATGCTCCTTTAGGATAATGGAAACCTTTACAATACTGTATAAATTCATTAAAATAAAATAAAAAATGCAAAGGATTTTTATGCACTATACACTTCCTCGTGATCTTTTTGATGAACTTGTCAAGCAAGTAGGAAAAGATAGTGCAGAAAAATTTGCTAAAGCAATAGAATCTTTCTTGGATATTGTACAGCAAGAATCTCTCAAAGAGATTGAAAACAAAAAGGAAAACATCAAAGCTGAACTGTATAATGAATTAAGAAATGAACTTGCTACAAAAGAATTTGTCAGAGCGGAGATTAATGAAGTCAAAGCAGAAATCAATGAAGTCAAAGTAGAGATCAACGAACTAAGAGCAGAAATACGTCAAAATGCACTTCTTTTAAAAATATTGATTGGCATAAGCATATTTGCTTTGACTATTTTTAATCCTAACTTTGTAACTTTGATAGAGAAAGTCTTTAAATGAAGTTAGGTTAAACCCTTCACCTTTGGCTCAGGATGACGAATAGATGTTATATTGAGTGAAACGAAACATCTTCGCTAATCTGTAAATTAGATTCTTTCACTACGCTTCAGGATGATGTAAAGCCAAAAATCAATCGCTATGATACAATTTCAAAAACTAAAGAAAGTAAAAAATTCATGGAAAACCCCAAGATTCTTATCGATACAACACCTTTGCTTAAAGATCTAAGTGGTGTGGGCTATGTCACATACCAGTATGCAAAAGAGTTGCAAAAGATATATCCAAATACGCTCTACTACTATGCATGGTTTTATAGTAATAAGCTTCGCCAAAGAGCGCTGGGAAATTATGAAAAAGCGGTAAATCTAGCCAAAAAGTATCTCCCCCGTCCCTATATACTCACCCATAGTGCTAAAACGGCCATTTTTAATTACACACTTTTCAAAGAAAAACCAGATATTTTTATCCAGCCAAATTATATATCTTTTCCTACATTTTTTGATATTCCAACTATTACTTTTATTCATGATCTCTCTCATATCCGCTATAAAGAGTATCATCCAAAAGAGCGGATGGAGTATTTTGAAAAATATCTACCAAAAAGCATAGAAAAAAGCACCAAAATAGTGACTATCTCAGAATTTACTAAGCAAGAGCTTATAAATCTGAATCTATGTGATGAAGAGAAAATAGAAGTTATATATAATGGAATTGATCCCAAATTTCGTCCAACAACGCAATCAGAGTTTGTATCTGTAGCACAAAAACATAACTTGCAATATCAAAACTACTTCCTCTTTGTGGGAACTTTAGAGCCACGTAAAAATCTTAGAAATCTTCTTGCTGCTTATTTGCAATATCTAAAAACCACTAATCACCCCACTCCTTTGGTACTAGCTGGTGGAATTGGATGGCGTAGTGAACATTTTGATGATTTATTGCAAAAAGCTTCAAATAGTGGCTATGTCAAAAGACTTGGGTATGTAAGTGAAGAGGAACTCATTGCGCTCTATGGTGGAGCAAAAGCTTTTATTTTTCCCTCTTTTTATGAAGGATTTGGTCTGCCTCCTCTTGAAGCGATGGCGTGTGGAACTCCAGTTATTGCCTCAAACAGCTCTTCGATTCCAGAAGTAATAGGAGATGCCGGTCTTTTGATAGATCCCCATGATACAAAACAAATACGCCAAGCTTTGCATCAAATGGATGAAGATACAGTTTTGCGAAAAGAACTCGCAGTCAAAGGGCTCATAAGAGCTAAGCAATTTAGCTGGGAAAGTGCAGCGCAAAAACTCTCAAATATAATAGAAAAAAACATATGAAAAGAGCTCTCTCTTCTCTTTTTATTGCTGAAACCTTCTCAAGGGCTCTTAGTTTTTTTATCATCATCTATGTTTCAAGAGTACTTGGAGTAACTGAACTAGGATATTGGTCTTATGCACTTGC
The Nitratiruptor tergarcus DSM 16512 genome window above contains:
- a CDS encoding HEPN domain-containing protein encodes the protein MNIKMATEWLKAAYSDILVIQKILNDPLLTHIASFHAQQAIEKSFKGLLEFHESQIPKKHDIVHLYRLIGNNIKLENEKILFRLKVYI
- a CDS encoding ATP-binding protein, coding for MFVDREKELKILEKEYNHKNFRFCIIYGRRRVGKTALIQKFLSKKRGIYFLATLENEHLLLEKFKNIVADYFADEFLRKVTIGSFEELFLYIVQKNQKVTIVIDEFQYLAKVNPAIASIFQTICDNYLKSSNIFLILCGSIISMMYRETLAYSSPLYGRRTSNIKLSPLQFIYIDKFFPKKKKQELIEIYSILGGIPKYLEIFGDFEDIFATIESNILDPNAFLYYEPYFLLQDEINEPTTYFSILEVIAAGEHKIGNIAKRLQKPVHNFTTSLQKLIDLEIIVKEVPITETNPQKSKKGLYFIKDQFLRFWFAFVFPFKSYLEMGNKEYVIKKIKESFDQFVSKTYEELAIDFVKEHFSLIRCGRWWSKNEEIDLVGIGDDYYLFGECKWQKRKVCMDVYQKLVHKSALIEYPQKKYILFSKSGFTQELIDFARNNPEKLFLVEILDFIRF
- a CDS encoding glycosyltransferase family 4 protein; its protein translation is MENPKILIDTTPLLKDLSGVGYVTYQYAKELQKIYPNTLYYYAWFYSNKLRQRALGNYEKAVNLAKKYLPRPYILTHSAKTAIFNYTLFKEKPDIFIQPNYISFPTFFDIPTITFIHDLSHIRYKEYHPKERMEYFEKYLPKSIEKSTKIVTISEFTKQELINLNLCDEEKIEVIYNGIDPKFRPTTQSEFVSVAQKHNLQYQNYFLFVGTLEPRKNLRNLLAAYLQYLKTTNHPTPLVLAGGIGWRSEHFDDLLQKASNSGYVKRLGYVSEEELIALYGGAKAFIFPSFYEGFGLPPLEAMACGTPVIASNSSSIPEVIGDAGLLIDPHDTKQIRQALHQMDEDTVLRKELAVKGLIRAKQFSWESAAQKLSNIIEKNI
- a CDS encoding nucleotidyltransferase domain-containing protein codes for the protein MSKIDIEKLKNEIIERLKPLDPDKIILFGSYAYGEPNEESDIDLYIVTKDDYIPKSWREKNDLVLLYSQRLADMYVHFPLDIIVHTKKMHQKFIESKSSFSKTILQQGRVIYEHKDGHRVA
- a CDS encoding nucleotidyltransferase domain-containing protein, with translation MSKIDIEKLKNEIIKRLKPLDPDKIILFGSYAYGEPNEESDIDLFLIKDDLKLEEMRKYQKKARRNLRDLIYKYHVGFDVLSAPSWYINHKKDYFYKMDILEKGKVIFE